The following is a genomic window from Mustela erminea isolate mMusErm1 chromosome 2, mMusErm1.Pri, whole genome shotgun sequence.
ACACTTGAATATACTTACGAGGCATTTCttctttggggtcttttatgtTTAGAGCCTTCATTTTTCTATATGGGTCTTTATAAATTgcctttgttctttatttccgTTTtcttatcattgatttttttttttttaagatttatttatttgattgacagagatcacaagtaggcagagcagcaggcagagagagaggcggggaagcaggctccctgctgagcagagagcctgatgtggggctcgatcccaggaccctgggatcatgacctgagccgaaggcagaggcttaacccactgaaccacccaggcacccctcttattaatgatttttaaccAAAGCACTTGCTTCACATTGTTTCCCCAACTTATCAGGTCTTACTGATATTTTCCTTTGTGATCCTTTTATTGTCAAGATAGTAAttctaatttctttatatttaaaaactctgAGTAGCAAATTCATTTGTGAAAATCTGGTAAGGAagttaaaaatgtcttcagatattAAGACTGTTAATTAACTCATTCTTCCCAAAGTGCTAAATTTAGGGAAGAGTTAATACCTGCTCCCTTAGTCAAGAGCACCTGACAGTTTCACATTCTTCTAAGCTTAGAGGAAACCGATGGGGTGAATTCTCACATAAATATCCAGAGCATATGCGCGCTGGTCGTGAGAGCCGACGTAGAGGAGCCCTGTGGTTGGATCCACGGCTGCCGAGCTCTTGACAGCATCCTCCGTAGGAAACGTCCAGTGTGTTTCTCCACTATTACTTTTCAGAACATAAACTAACCCATTATAACAGCCTGTCGGGAGACAAAATAGGAAAGATGAGATTTAAATACGTCCCTGGAAAATAATTCTCCAGCCTTGATCCTGACGATTTATATTCGATGCTCTTCGTGTGTCCATCTGTGTTCGGCTCAGACTGAAATTTCAGCAATGTAAAGCAGTAACCACTTATAAAAAATATTGACTTAGGAGACACACCTTATTATGTTTGAAGTGCCCTGAAGTGCTTCACTGCGGAGAACACAACTGAGAAACTCTccactgcagagcagagaggcttCGACAGACCCGGGATCAAATCTCTTCAAGGCCATCCCTGGCCAAATGACCCAGCACTGCTGAGCCTCAGTTATTTTCTGCGGTATGTGGACACCTCTGCTCCAGAGTTAGTGTGATAATCAGGATAACCTGGGTAGGTACCGGCGCATATTATTCAAGAAATGCGAACATTCACAACAGCCAGCATTTACTGAGCGTTGACCTGGTGAAGCGTTCTCGGAACTTTACATCTATTAATCCATGGAATCCTCCCAATGAGGCAAGTGCGATGATAtccgcattttacagatgacaaaaggAAGCGCCAAGAGCTCATGTTACTAGGGTAAAACTATGAGCTGAcatgtggcagagccaggacttgaaGCCAACAAGTCGAGCTCCAGGCCCGGGCGCGTCACTCCAGCAGACTGCTTCTCCCAACCCACTGTGCGAATGAGGAGACAGGGCAGGAGTCCCGACCTGGGGCAGCCAGAGTAACCCAGGGGGACGTAGGGGTGCTCAAAACCTACAAGGAGAAGATTGTTCAAGTTCCCCGCAGTGCATCTAACTCAGGGGAAGTTGCCTTTGGGCAATGGCCCGCCATTTTCTACTTGGCTCTGCCTATGCGCATCACCTACTCCCTTGGGGCTCACTTGAGGCCCAGTTTCCGAATAGCGATGGTGCCGTCTTCTTTCGCACAGCTACTACTTAGTAGCAAGGCAGTGGCCTGCTCAGTGATGTTCGCGCGAAGGGAAGCGTCCTACACAGTGCAGTACCCCACGACTCAGCTGGGTAATGAAACATttctttcagttcagttcatttccagaaggaaatctttgtgaccttgggttaggcaaaaaTTTTTTGGCTAGGACATCAAAAAGCATGACccataatagaaaataaatgatcaaCTGGAcgtcattaaaattaagaacttctctTCAAAAGACATAATGTGAAcgaataaaagggaaaacaagccacagactaggagaaaatatgtgaaacatgaatctgataagggacttgtatccagaatacataataTTCTCAGAACCCAGtatgaaaataagcaaaaaaatactgggcaaaagatctgaagagACAGGTCATAAAGGATACACAGATGGCAATTaagtttataaaaagaaacacaacatcattagtcattaaagaaatgtaaattaaaaccacaatgaaagacCACAACATAACAATTtgagtggctaaaataaaaaaattttcaaattcacCATACCAGGTGTTAGCAACCGGGAACAACAACCTCTCTTATATCAATGGTAGGAATGCAAAGTGGTTCAGtcaacttggaaaatattttggccattttttacaaagttaaaactaggggacgcctgggtggctcagtgagttaaatcctctgccttcggctcaggtcgtgatctcagggtcctgggatcgagtcccgcatcaggctctctgctcagcggggagcctgcttcctcctctctctctgcctgcctctctgcctacttgtaatctctgtcaaataaataaataaaatcttttaaaaaaaaaaaaaagctacactTACTGTATAATCTTCATCTCCTAGGTATTGAcccaagtgaaataaaaacttacattcACACAAGATCCCATTCACAAATGCTTACAGCAGTCTTACTCATAATTATCAaaaactgtggggaaaaaaactggaaataacccacaTGTCAATGGACAAACTACGGTACATTcacacaacagaatacacacagCAGTAAAATAAACCTCTTGGGGCGCCGGGTGCTCAGTGAAGCTCCCGCTCTTGATTTCCGCCccggccatgatctcagggctgggaGGCTGAGCCCTGCGTCTGCCTCtttaccccatccccacccccgctcacacaggctctctctctctctctctctcaaaaaaaaagaacaagtctgCTGATATATGCAACAATATGGACGAATCCCAAGCACATGtaaggaaaagaagccagactccaaagcaaaaaccaaaagaagcaaaactaaagggacagaaaacagatcagtggctGCCCAGCGTTGAGTAGGAGGAGGGACCACTACAAAGTGACAGAGAATCTTCCAAGTAATGGACTTGTGATTGTGGGAGCGCTTACATGACACTACACATCTGTCAAAACAGAGCTATAACGAGGGTAAGTTCTACTGCATGtaaattctttcttaatttaaaaatgttggagcacctgggtggctcagtcagttaagcgtctgacttcagctcagggtcctgggatcgagccctacactgggctccctgctcggcacagagtctgcatctccctctgccccaccccctgctcgtgctctctctccctctcaaataaacaaactcttaaaaaaaaaaaaatgtctgaagtcCTAACTGACCACCATGTGCCACAAGCCTTGACCCTTGGGCTGCCAACAGTCACCTCCGTGAGCTTTCAGGACAGGAATGACACGTGCTCACGCACAGGTACCGCCGCAAGTTTCCTGGAGCAGAGGTTTCAAAATGTACATGGACAGAGGGAAGGATCAAACATCCCAGCTAGGATACCACGAGCAGGGAGACATACTCCGAAGCACTTCCCACAAGACTCGACAAGCAGATAAAGGAAAGCTTAATGTAGTGTGGGGAGTCAAGAGAATGGCAGACGGACGGGGAGGCATTCCCCCGGGACCCCGTATTCTTAGTCAAGTACAAGCCACCTATAACCTTAATGAAACTGAACCGCAGCTGGGAGCCCACGCTTCACGCGTCTCTACCTAACAAGGCACCGAAGGATTCATAAGCAATTATCTCACTTCATCTTCTCAAAAGCTCTATGttgtatgtggaatttcagaaacacgagcaaggggagtagggagacaaaccaagaatcagacccttagctctagagaacaaacagatggttatggggggcggggaggagggggtggggggaggtgaaacaggtggtggggattaaagagGATACTTGTCATGACAAGCACTGACAATGCACAGCACTGCTGAGTCACTccattgcacacctgaaactaatataaccctgttacccacactggaattaaaataagaaacgtaaaaaaaaaaaaaaaaaaaagctctatgaTGATTGTAGCGGTTTTAAAATCTGTCCACAAATTCTCTGATACTCTTCCTTCAAGAGCTGGAGCCTAAATTCCCCTCCCCTTGAGTACAGGCCAGGAATAACgatgtgcttctttttttttttttaaagattttatttatttgacagagatcacaagtaggcagagaggcaggcatagagagggggcggggaagcaggctccccgctaagcagagagcccgatgtgggactcgatcccaggaccctgagatcatgacctgagccaaaggcagcggcttaacccactgagccacccaggcaccctaacgaTGTGCTTCTAACGAACAGAAAAAAAGTGAGGGTATGCAACTTGGGAGACTAAGTCATAAagtcctccccttccctcccctccgtcctgcccccacctctgggaGCACTCACTCTGACAGAAGTGAGCTGCCAGGCTGCGAGGGTGCTCAGGTGGCCTAGAGGGGCCCATGTGACAAGAAACTGGAAAGTTCTTGTCAAGCATCAGCTCGAACTGAAGCCTTCTGCTGGCAGCAGTGTGAGTCAGCTGTCCCGGAAGCAGATTTTCCAGCCCAAGTCAAGCTTTCATTTGACCGCAGCCACATGGGAAATCCTGAACCAGGACTTCCAGTTAAgcggctctttttttttttttttaaagattttatttatttatttgacagagagagatcacaagtaggcagagaggcaggcagagagagggagaggaagggaagcaggcatcctgccgagcagagagcccaatgcgggactcgatcccaggaccctgagatcatgacctgagccgaaggcagaggcttaacccatggagctacccaggctccctaaGCTGCTCCTTTCTTACCTCAGAAACTGGGAGGTGTTTGTTACTCTAAACCATTAAGTTTTGGGACAATTTACGATGCAACATGCTTTATTTATTATACCCATATGCTCGGGAGAACACGTGTGGTCCCAAGAGGTTCAGCAACTCGTCAGAGTTCACAGAGCTGAGAGGAGTTTTAGCGCTAGGTTCAAATCCAGGGACTAAGACCCAAGGCCCGCACTGTGAATTAGCACGTGGGTGACGATTATTCTTTAACCACCACAAACCCACCAtacataagtttttaaatttacctaGCGCACACCAGCGTTATCATATGGTAATTAAGTTCAACTCTATAAACCTCCGATTCAGAAACTTACCCACTACAATGAAGTTTCCACACCTAGATACACACGCTGAGGATTCAATTCGGTCTCCCAAAATCTGCTCCCACTTCACCTTGCCAGAGTGAAGGTCAAGGGCCGTCATTCTGTGAGAATGCGAGCCCACGTACACGGTTGGGGAGGGCTTCTCGACAGCAGGGATTACGACCAGCGGGGAAGCATCCACACATTTGCCGGTGTCTGACCTCCATCTCACGCGCAGCTCCATTTTCTTGGCCGCTGCCACACATGTTCCTGCTTCAGAAACCTCTGCAACACAGGATGCATCTTGTGACTTCCCAAGAAGAGCGGGAGGATTTAAGCTTTTTACATTTTGAGTATTAGTCAGTGAAATTAAATCAGAAGAATGGGCTGAAGAGCAAAGCCTTAACCTAGTGAAAGACTTCGTATTCAGTGACAAAATCTGACTCCCTCTGCTCACTGCAGTAAAAGCAGTTAGTTCATTGTCACAACTTAATGTCATGACAGATTTCTGATGTAAAGATTTTCCACTGGTTTCTTCTTGGTTACTGTCGCTGAATTTTCTTTTCGTGGCATGATTCTTGCTGAATTCCAGATCTTCATCTGGAAACACTGTCTGAAGGACGTGATTGTGAATCTCTAAAATGGAACTGCTTAGAATAATCTCCAGAAGCCCAGGCACTGATGTGCCAACTAGTTTCTCAATCTCATTGAGGAACCGTACGGACTTTAAGGAATCTCCACCACTGTTTAAGAAGAGTGACTCATCGGGAACCTTCAAAGGATCTTCTGAGAGATTCAGAATCGactacagatgagaaaagggagaaataCAGTGAAGTAAAGGCCTAAAACCAAAACAATTCAACGAATTTATAGACACTATATAGAGCATAGGACTTAACATTAATGATGTGAACAAAAGACacacaaaatagtatttttaataattaaattttaaagtagtaAAGAAGACGATCACTAGTCTACCAATTTTGTCACAAACTCACTCTAAATCTACAAGTTACATTTTCCTTTAGAGCACTTTTCCTACTCATAAAATAGCAAGtggaattataaaaatagtatttactaATTATAAActccacaaaatattaaaatctgatATTTCTATAACATGGGaacaatatttatattcattcgCTTCACTAAACCAAAACTGTGTTTCAAGAATCTAAGAATGAAGTGAGACGTTTTATCAAGATATCCTTTATTTTCAGGCAAGAGTATACAATTACATCCTCTTTTCAGAACCCTTCAAGAAAGTTCCACATTTTATCTAAGAAAAACTGTACTGACCTATGGtttaatatacacatatttcaaaataaactttttaaaatgtttactatacatatttctatatatacaaaTAGTCCCCAGCTTAACAATGATTTGACTTAagctgttgttttgcttttttgtttaagtaggctccacacccagtgtggacctcaatgcagggcttgaattgatgaccctgagatcaagacctgaccctaaatcaagagtcagatgcttaactgactaagccacccaggtaccccttaagaTTTTTTAACTTCACAATGGTGTGAAAACAATATGCATCCAACAGAAACTGTACTTCAAATTCTGATCTCTTCCCAGTCCAGCAACACTCATTAGCTCATGATGCTGGGGGGGGACAGCAAGCCACAGCTCCCAGGTTTACTCCACAAGAGTAAACAACTGATACACTTGTGACCATCCGTACCCACACAACCCTTCTGTTTTTCACTTACAGTACAGTACTCAATAAATTACCTGAAATATCCaacaatttattataaaataggctttgtgtcaGATGTTTTTGCCCAACTGTAAGCTAatataagtgttctgagcacatttaaggcaGGCTAGACAAAGCTATGATGTTCggtaggtgtattaaatgcattttgacTATGAAattttcaacttacaatgggTTTATCCAGATGTAACCTCATCCTAAGTTGAGGGAGGTCTGTATATACAAATTCCATTAAGCAGAAACCATACATGTTGTTACTGCAAGTTCCTCGGGAATAATGACATTAAGCCCTTATACCAGACTGCAGTATAGCAAGATTTGGCCATTTTTCTCAATTCTGACAAGCACTGCAATCCACTGCCCCACCGGAGAAAAGTTATATCAAGATGGGTCTTGTCTACCCGTGCTTTTTATGTCTacctcccttctttttttgtcttgttgttttaaagatttttacttatttgtcggagagagagaaagcaggcagagggagaagcaggcttcccgctgagtagaaagcctgttgtgggactcaatcccaggacatgatctgagccgaaggcagatgcttaaccaactaagccacccaggtgtccctgtctaCCTCActtctaaataatttctttagggtggggggcgcctggttggctcagtgggttaaagcctctgcctgcaactcaagtcatgattccagtttcctgggatcgagccctgcgccaggctctctgcttagcagggagcctgcttccccccacccctctctgcctgcctctctgcctacttgtgatctctgtcaaataaataaataaataaataaatctttaaaaaaataaatttcttaatgaGGAGCTTAATTTTAGAGAAACTAATCCCTATTTTAATACAAATTGAATAAACAATGTTCTATTATTTAACATTTGGGCATTAATAACATTCTCAGAAAAGTTTATCAGCTGTATTAGGATGTTAATAGTCCAAAAGATAAAGCATGACctctttataaaataacaaaCTTGTATCGTAAAAGTTGTACCTTCCACAAATACTGTAATTTTTCCCAGAGTTCCTCTTTTCCATTGAGTTTGCACTCAGATTTCAAgtttaaatagtttaaatatatCTTGTTTAACTCCAAAACATCAATTTTACCTAAAAagagaaattgtttaaaaatttcagttcagACCCTATCTTCATTAGTCTTAAGAATCCACacatttttcaatgaaaaactttgaaattttatACAACAGTTTGTAAAAGATAATCAATTCTAAAGAAAGTAGCTCCACACTACCAAAAATGTAACGGGTGGTAAGAAAGGAAGAGCTAATGTGAGTTAAAAAAGGACCCTACTAACTGAACAACTACTGTATTTTGATGTAAATATTAAGTAAAGATGAAATTGGGAAGACAATATGATCATTAAGAACAAATGTTTGAAATCAAAAAGTCTTAGATAGAATTTCAACTCTACCATTAACCAGCACTGTAATTTTGtgaaaattacttaacctctttaaGCCTTACTTTCCATATCTGTAAATGGGAATTACACTATCCACTCACAGGATTTTCTAGAGATAAGATGAGTTACTTATACAAAGTCCTTAACAGAGTATACCACAATATATGCTAATATTACTTAGAATAATAAGGATTTTAAAGGCCTTTAAAGTAGTTATGAATTAGTATTCATTTAGCACCAAAACAAATCTGCTTCCGATGATTTTACCATGAGATGTAAATGGTAGAGATTCGATCAACAAGAGTTCATCCGGGATCGCATGACTTGGAAGATGTTTCTGCAGTTCTTTAAAGATGTATTCCTTTACGAAATCATTTTTGGACACCACAAACAGAATTAATTTTTCCTGATTATACCAGGTAACTGCACAAGACTCCACTTGCTGAAGTCCTTCAGCAACCTATGAGAGAGATTACCCCAATCTGTCAGAAGACATTTAAAAGCAAACTTCCTAAATGCTCAAACTTCTCATGTCTGAAATCAACagtcaaataaaattgtaaaatagcTAGAGACTTAATGAAAAAAACCTGACTGCTACTACTGCTATTACCAGCACACTAGgttcttcatgtttttaaaataatcactctCACAGCAAAGTAAACCATTATTTTCACAGTCATCAAAATCCATTCTgtcacttatttaaaatataactcttctggggcgcctgggtggctcagtgggttaaagcctctgcctttggctcaggtcatgatcccagggtcctgggatcgagccccacattgggctcagcagggagcctgcttccccctccctctctgcctgcttctctgcctacttgtgatctctgtcaaataaataaataaaatctttaaaacaaaaaacaactctctTCATGCTGAGAATAAGGGCACACTGAATAACCCACACCTATTACTGTAACTCATTACTAATGCCAAAAATCTTAGGTTTAAATAACATGAATAGAGAATGCTGGCACAGAAAACTGGTGGTGGCTACCTCTAAAACCTACATCTGTTAGTAGAgacttaatatttaaagaattctaCCTGTTGCACAAGTTCAATGTTAAGACGTTTGCCATGTCGTTTGATCTGACTGTCCTTTCGTCCCAAGAAAAACATTTCTCCATCTTTCACCATCACCAAATCTCCTGTGGCTCGCATTGTGCCAAGAGGTACTGTCGTCTCATCATCAAGAAAACATACTCTCTTTCTGCCACCTTCACAAGATATAAACAccaatgtaataataataataataataataataataaacaacccatggaaaattaataaagaaaccaTCAAATCAAGAACATCTTCAAAAGTTCAATTACTAAGTTTCACATTTTGAATATCTGTATGAAAAAGGGGCAGCACACTTTTAAATGTCACCTGGTAAAAGTAAATACAATAACCTcagtaaaataaaggaataaaacaagatttatttctaaaaaatacaagtgattaaaaataattcttagaggggtgcctgggtggctccgttggttaagtaactgcttTTGGCAGTCacgatcctggagttccaggattgagtcccgcactgggctccccgctcgagcggcagggagtctgcctctccctctggccctctctcctctcatgctctctctcactctctttctctcaaataaataatctttaaaaaaaaattcttggaataCTGATttagggatatctgggtggctcagtcgttaggcgcctttggctcaggtcatgatcctagggtcctgggatcaaaccctgcgtcaggctccctgctcagtgggaagcctgcttctccctctcccactctccctgcttgtgttccttctctcactgtgtctctctctctgtcaaataaatacataaaaaccttaaaaaaaaaaaaccgattATAGAGAATTTTGGCTATAAATATAAAGGTCCAACTTGCAATTTCTCAATTACTTTTATATCTTCTCTAAGGGTATCAAATATTGTTACCTGAAATGACTATGGTAACACATTAACTGTTTCATGACTGtgagaatgaaattaaaaattatcatcactgaaaagaatagaataaaattaacatatcaggtatttttcttggaaaaaaaaaaaagaagatattctcAATCAACAAACGTAAAATCACCTAAAAATATTTGGCCATGGCCCTCTTGAATCGTGAAACCATTAGTATCTCTGACTTCAACTACTGTTCCAAGCAGTGGAAATCCCAGTGGTACCGGCAATTCACATCTACGAAAACACAATAACCCAAATCacatttaaatttctcatttgaaTAGAAAATTTTCCAATGTATTTAAATTACATCATACCAAATAAAAAGTTTTGGTTATGTTATAATTCAAAGACGGCCAAGAGCAAAAGGTTAGGTGGAAAGGTTATTataggttatttatttgtttagtcaCAAAAAAGTTATAACAGATCTGCAGCACCAGTTATAAGAAAGGCTCTGGATTCCCATCTTAAAATTCTAGATAAAACAGGCACCCAGGTTGCTCAGTTGGTAAGCAACTGACTCTtattatggctcaggtcatgatctagggttgtgagactgggctctgtgctgggcatggagcctgcttaagattctctctctcccagggcacctgggtggctcagtgggttaagcatctgccttcagctcaggtcatgatcccacagtcctaggactaagccccacattgggctccctgctctgtgggagcctGTTtatccctcttgctctgcctctgcccccaccccttacACTCGCTCCCTCTTGCTcgctctcccaaataaataaaatcttttttttttttttttttttaaagattttatttatttatttgacagagagaaatcacaagtagatggagaggcaggcagagagagagagagggaagcaggctctccgctgagcagggagcccgatgtgggactcgatcccaggactctgagatcacgacctgagccgaaggcagcggctcaacccactgagccacccaggtgccaccaaataaataaaatcttaaaaaaaaaaaaattctctctcccttcccatcctccatcctcactctctctaaaaatatttttaaaataaaacttctagatAAAATAATGTTTCCAAAATTATTACTGCAGTGCCTATCAAAATAATGTTAAGATATTGGAAAAATGCAGTTTCTCTCTAATCTATTTAGTAATTGAAACCCTTACTTTAAAGTAGAATTAAGGAACTTCTCTGGGATCCTGTAAAAAGTTGCCCAACTTGATACCTCTGTGAtaccataaatattaaatatttgtgttttattgtcTACTCCTCTCCAGCTTTTGAGAACAGTCAATAATGGAAACGCTTCACCGCCAAGGGCTAATACTCGAAGAGAAGTACTGGCTGATAAAACGGTTGACTTGATAAGCTGAGATCCAAATCTTCTAAGCAAAGTTGGTGTTGCCTGTGAATACATTAGagataatttatttcctttacttctttaaaaaagtaaataccgTAATAATTAATTCAAAGCTTAACACCAGGCACCCACATGGAAATTAAGGCCGTGTGTATAAATCATTTTGGAAATCTACTGAAGCAGCATTCCCTTCTTAATGGGGTATCAGTTTTGCTTTAgcaaaaaacttaagaaaaatattagttaTGCTTCATTGGATAGTTTAGACAAGATGTCTTAAAcataaaaaggacattttttaaaaataaaatcagttcatATTTCCTTTCCATTATCTCTATgtagaaaaaagtatataaaggagtaaaaaaaatgttcctaaaCAATatgaagatctttaaaaacagctttaGTAAGGTGTAACTGACATAGAATAAGCATATTTAAAGCATAAACTGAGATACAGATACAGAGATACATCAGTGAACTACCACCATAATCCAAATAATGAAGATATTCTTCAGCCCTAAAATTACCTACTTTACCGCTGTAATTCTCCCCTTTGACTGGACCCCTTTTCCAGACAACCACTGATCTATCTTCTAATGATCAGttggcattttctagaatt
Proteins encoded in this region:
- the AASDH gene encoding beta-alanine-activating enzyme isoform X6, translated to MVLFEVTQEDVLFLASPLTFDPSVVEIFVALSSGACLLIVPTSVKVLPSKLAAALFSHHRVTILQATPTLLRRFGSQLIKSTVLSASTSLRVLALGGEAFPLLTVLKSWRGVDNKTQIFNIYGITEVSSWATFYRIPEKFLNSTLKCELPVPLGFPLLGTVVEVRDTNGFTIQEGHGQIFLGGRKRVCFLDDETTVPLGTMRATGDLVMVKDGEMFFLGRKDSQIKRHGKRLNIELVQQVAEGLQQVESCAVTWYNQEKLILFVVSKNDFVKEYIFKELQKHLPSHAIPDELLLIESLPFTSHGKIDVLELNKIYLNYLNLKSECKLNGKEELWEKLQYLWKSILNLSEDPLKVPDESLFLNSGGDSLKSVRFLNEIEKLVGTSVPGLLEIILSSSILEIHNHVLQTVFPDEDLEFSKNHATKRKFSDSNQEETSGKSLHQKSVMTLSCDNELTAFTAVSRGSQILSLNTKSFTRLRLCSSAHSSDLISLTNTQNVKSLNPPALLGKSQDASCVAEVSEAGTCVAAAKKMELRVRWRSDTGKCVDASPLVVIPAVEKPSPTVYVGSHSHRMTALDLHSGKVKWEQILGDRIESSACVSRCGNFIVVGCYNGLVYVLKSNSGETHWTFPTEDAVKSSAAVDPTTGLLYVGSHDQRAYALDIYEKKCVWKLHCGGTVLSSPCLSLLPHHLYVATLGGLLLAINPATGKRVWQYSCGKPLFSSPRCGLQYVCIGCVDGSLLCFTHFGEQVWQFSTGEPIFSSPCTSASEQEIFFGSHDCFIYCCNMKGHLQWKFETTSRVYATPFAFHRQEGSSEMLLAAASTDGKLWILDSKSGQLQSVYELPGEVFSSPVVWESMLIIGCRNNYVYCLDLLGGYQI
- the AASDH gene encoding beta-alanine-activating enzyme isoform X7, with translation MYSAKHPTFSATPTLLRRFGSQLIKSTVLSASTSLRVLALGGEAFPLLTVLKSWRGVDNKTQIFNIYGITEVSSWATFYRIPEKFLNSTLKCELPVPLGFPLLGTVVEVRDTNGFTIQEGHGQIFLGGRKRVCFLDDETTVPLGTMRATGDLVMVKDGEMFFLGRKDSQIKRHGKRLNIELVQQVAEGLQQVESCAVTWYNQEKLILFVVSKNDFVKEYIFKELQKHLPSHAIPDELLLIESLPFTSHGKIDVLELNKIYLNYLNLKSECKLNGKEELWEKLQYLWKSILNLSEDPLKVPDESLFLNSGGDSLKSVRFLNEIEKLVGTSVPGLLEIILSSSILEIHNHVLQTVFPDEDLEFSKNHATKRKFSDSNQEETSGKSLHQKSVMTLSCDNELTAFTAVSRGSQILSLNTKSFTRLRLCSSAHSSDLISLTNTQNVKSLNPPALLGKSQDASCVAEVSEAGTCVAAAKKMELRVRWRSDTGKCVDASPLVVIPAVEKPSPTVYVGSHSHRMTALDLHSGKVKWEQILGDRIESSACVSRCGNFIVVGCYNGLVYVLKSNSGETHWTFPTEDAVKSSAAVDPTTGLLYVGSHDQRAYALDIYEKKCVWKLHCGGTVLSSPCLSLLPHHLYVATLGGLLLAINPATGKRVWQYSCGKPLFSSPRCGLQYVCIGCVDGSLLCFTHFGEQVWQFSTGEPIFSSPCTSASEQEIFFGSHDCFIYCCNMKGHLQWKFETTSRVYATPFAFHRQEGSSEMLLAAASTDGKLWILDSKSGQLQSVYELPGEVFSSPVVWESMLIIGCRNNYVYCLDLLGGYQI